TGCGCGAGGTGAAGGTGGCCATCACCGCGGACCTCGGCGCGCTGCAGCGGCTGCCGCGCATCATCGGCGAGGGCGCCACGCGCGAGCTCGCGTACACCGGCGGCGACTTCGATGCGGCGCGCGCGCTGCAGATGGGCCTCGTCAACAGCGTGCACGAGAGCCCCGAGGCGCTGCTCGCCCACGCGCGCGAGACGGCGCGCACCATCGCCTCGAACCCGCCCCTCGTGGTGCAGGGCATCAAGCAGGTGCTCGAGTACGGCGCGGACAAGTCCGTGCAGGACGGCCTGCGCTACGTGGCGGTGTGGAACGCCGCCTTCTTGCAGTCGCACGACCTCGCCGAGGCCTTCGCCGCGTTCGCGGAGCGCCGGCCCGGCAACTTCCAGGGAAAGTGACCTCACGATGAGCCAGACCCAGACGAGCCAGAGCGACAGCAGCAGCGTGTTCCGCAGCGACCTCCTGAAGGGCAAGGTGGCCTTCGTCACCGGCGGCTCCTCCGGCATCAACCTGGGCATTGCCGAGGCCTTCGTGCGCGCCGGCGCGAAGGTGGTCATCAACGGCCGCAACGTGGAGAAGCTCGAGGCTGCGGTGAAGGGCCTGCAGGCGCTGGGCGGCACGGCCATGGGCGTGGCGGCGGACGTGCGCGACTACGCCGCGGTGGAGAAGGCCTTCCAGAGCGCGCGCGATGCGTACGGCGAGCTGGACATCCTCGTGTGCGGTGCGGCGGGCAACTTCCCCGCGCCCGCGCTGGGCATGTCCTCCAACGGCTTTCGCGCGGTGCTGGAGATCGACGTGCTGGGCACCTTCAACGCCTGCCGCGCGGCCTTCGAGCACCTGA
This genomic interval from Aggregicoccus sp. 17bor-14 contains the following:
- a CDS encoding SDR family oxidoreductase; amino-acid sequence: MSQTQTSQSDSSSVFRSDLLKGKVAFVTGGSSGINLGIAEAFVRAGAKVVINGRNVEKLEAAVKGLQALGGTAMGVAADVRDYAAVEKAFQSARDAYGELDILVCGAAGNFPAPALGMSSNGFRAVLEIDVLGTFNACRAAFEHLKKPGASVMNISAPQAYLPMAMQAHVCAAKAGVDMITRTLAIEWGGTGVRVNSIVPGPIDDTEGMRRLAPSEESHEKLRALLPLQRFGKKEDIANLALFLASPAASYVTGAIMVCDGGQSLLGSGSMMQALGM